From Halapricum desulfuricans, a single genomic window includes:
- a CDS encoding DUF2240 family protein — MSLRTAVAAPFAQNGTDRLGRSDFVVALSLDRDWFSPDQAKRLIDVATSEGLLESDDDQLVATFDAGSTTVPEDFTPEESILRQRTTFERILDAVVETGTDKQDAVASINGLQTELGVTLEAAAVVYARRQGLTIDEHVQRAREGL; from the coding sequence ATGAGTCTTCGGACAGCCGTCGCCGCGCCGTTCGCCCAGAACGGAACGGATCGGCTCGGCCGCAGTGACTTCGTCGTCGCGCTGTCGCTGGATCGGGACTGGTTCTCGCCGGACCAAGCAAAGCGACTGATCGACGTCGCGACCAGCGAGGGGCTACTCGAATCCGACGACGACCAGCTCGTCGCGACGTTCGATGCCGGATCGACGACGGTCCCGGAGGACTTCACGCCCGAGGAGTCGATACTGCGCCAGCGGACGACCTTCGAGCGGATTCTCGACGCTGTCGTCGAGACCGGCACCGACAAGCAGGACGCCGTCGCCTCGATCAACGGGCTGCAGACCGAACTCGGCGTGACCCTGGAGGCGGCCGCGGTCGTCTACGCCCGCCGTCAGGGACTCACGATCGACGAGCACGTCCAGCGGGCCCGGGAGGGACTCTGA
- a CDS encoding GNAT family N-acetyltransferase, which translates to MPGPVFLRGEDVTLHPQGEDDVEFLQRLINHPDVWPSLANAEPLSEAEEREWLEDTDSDSVDLLVCADGERVGTIGLSGFNETWGVAELGYMIDPASQGNGYATDAARRLVRYAFEDRRLHKVIANVYESNPASQHVLEAVGFQQEGVLREQAYVRGERVDVIRYGLLASEWDNS; encoded by the coding sequence ATGCCTGGTCCCGTGTTCCTCCGCGGCGAGGACGTGACGCTACACCCCCAGGGCGAAGACGACGTAGAGTTCCTCCAGCGGCTCATCAACCACCCCGACGTGTGGCCGTCGCTGGCGAACGCCGAGCCGCTGAGCGAGGCCGAAGAGCGCGAGTGGCTCGAAGACACCGACAGCGACAGCGTCGACCTGCTCGTCTGCGCGGACGGCGAGCGCGTCGGGACGATCGGTCTGAGTGGGTTCAACGAGACGTGGGGCGTGGCCGAACTGGGCTACATGATCGATCCCGCATCTCAGGGCAACGGCTACGCGACCGACGCCGCCCGCCGGCTGGTCCGCTATGCGTTCGAGGACCGCCGTCTCCACAAGGTCATCGCGAACGTCTACGAGAGCAACCCCGCCTCCCAACACGTTCTCGAAGCGGTCGGATTTCAGCAGGAAGGTGTCCTCCGCGAGCAGGCGTACGTTCGCGGCGAGCGTGTCGATGTCATCCGGTACGGGCTGTTGGCGTCCGAGTGGGATAACTCGTGA
- a CDS encoding redoxin domain-containing protein, whose product MLDAGDPAPDFYLPAADDPGAEYMLSAAADAGPVVLAFVPDNPSVGRPLLESLASVDWARLVDRVSVFGIGSDPDAMTELAEGLPFPVVQDRGGYVADLYGVGSTDGARRALVVADSECVIRFAWESGGDEQAPLDELQSAVAGSTDA is encoded by the coding sequence ATGCTCGACGCAGGCGATCCGGCGCCGGACTTCTACCTGCCAGCGGCCGACGACCCGGGCGCGGAGTACATGCTCTCGGCCGCGGCGGACGCCGGCCCGGTCGTACTGGCTTTTGTTCCCGACAATCCGTCCGTCGGGCGGCCGCTGCTCGAATCACTCGCGAGCGTCGACTGGGCACGTCTAGTCGATCGCGTCAGCGTCTTCGGCATCGGGAGCGATCCCGACGCGATGACCGAACTCGCCGAGGGACTGCCGTTTCCGGTGGTTCAGGACCGCGGCGGCTACGTCGCCGATCTGTACGGCGTCGGTTCGACTGACGGCGCGAGACGGGCGCTCGTAGTCGCAGATTCGGAGTGTGTGATCCGTTTCGCGTGGGAATCCGGTGGCGACGAGCAGGCGCCACTCGACGAGCTGCAGTCGGCAGTGGCCGGGTCGACCGATGCCTGA
- a CDS encoding SagB/ThcOx family dehydrogenase — MGTIELPEPSTDISSVEAAIATRASRRSFADEPVTLDTVAQLLWALQGVTHERDGIDMRAVPSAGATYPLVADLEIADGGCTDLEPGCYRYDPDRHALKRRVEREIRDELTAAALDQPVIAGAPAVVALSAEYDRTTGKYPEHGERYVHMEAGHAAQNLHLVCEARGLGSCPVGAFDDEALSEALALEPAFEPLYLLPFGRRPADST, encoded by the coding sequence ATGGGCACGATCGAACTCCCCGAACCGTCGACGGACATATCGAGCGTCGAAGCGGCGATCGCGACGCGTGCGAGCCGGCGGTCGTTCGCCGACGAGCCGGTCACGCTCGATACTGTCGCGCAGTTGCTGTGGGCGCTGCAGGGCGTCACACACGAACGGGACGGCATCGACATGCGAGCCGTCCCGAGCGCGGGAGCGACCTATCCGCTGGTGGCCGATCTCGAAATCGCGGACGGCGGCTGTACGGATCTCGAACCGGGCTGCTACCGCTACGATCCGGATCGGCACGCGCTCAAGCGTCGCGTAGAGAGGGAGATCCGCGACGAACTCACAGCGGCCGCACTCGATCAGCCGGTCATCGCCGGTGCACCCGCTGTCGTCGCGCTGTCAGCGGAGTACGACCGCACGACTGGCAAATACCCCGAGCACGGCGAGCGCTACGTCCACATGGAGGCCGGCCACGCTGCACAGAACCTGCACCTGGTCTGTGAGGCACGCGGACTGGGGAGCTGTCCGGTGGGTGCGTTCGACGACGAAGCGCTTTCGGAGGCGCTGGCGCTGGAACCAGCGTTCGAGCCGCTGTATCTGCTGCCGTTCGGCCGGCGACCGGCCGACAGCACGTAG
- the nth gene encoding endonuclease III yields the protein MGDPLDSREAQAAEVIDRLHEEYPDSTISLNFSDRLELLVAVVLSAQCTDERVNEVTEELFEKYESAADYAAASEDELAEDIYGVTFHNNKGGYLKGIGERLSAEHDGEVPDTMSELTDLPGVGRKTANVVLQHGHDVVEGIVVDTHVQRLTRRLGLTERERPEAIEDDLTSLVPREEWQAFTHLFIDHGRAVCTARNPDCTDCILADICPSSKRDHDVDLASGEPW from the coding sequence ATGGGCGACCCACTCGATTCTCGCGAGGCACAGGCCGCGGAAGTGATCGATCGACTCCACGAGGAGTACCCCGACTCGACGATCTCGCTGAACTTCTCCGATCGTCTCGAACTGCTCGTCGCGGTCGTCCTCTCGGCACAGTGCACCGACGAACGCGTCAACGAGGTCACCGAGGAACTGTTCGAGAAATACGAGAGCGCCGCGGACTACGCCGCAGCCAGCGAGGACGAACTCGCCGAGGACATCTACGGCGTCACCTTTCACAACAACAAGGGCGGCTATCTCAAGGGGATCGGCGAGCGACTGTCTGCGGAACACGACGGCGAGGTCCCGGATACGATGTCCGAGCTGACCGACTTGCCGGGCGTCGGCCGCAAGACCGCGAACGTCGTCCTCCAGCACGGCCACGATGTCGTCGAGGGAATTGTCGTGGACACGCACGTCCAGCGACTCACCAGGCGACTCGGGCTAACCGAACGCGAGCGGCCGGAAGCGATCGAGGACGATCTCACGTCGCTGGTGCCCCGAGAGGAGTGGCAGGCGTTCACCCACCTGTTCATCGATCACGGCCGAGCGGTCTGCACCGCACGCAATCCCGACTGCACTGACTGTATTCTGGCGGACATCTGCCCGTCCTCGAAGCGTGATCACGACGTGGATCTCGCCAGCGGCGAACCCTGGTAA
- a CDS encoding TrkH family potassium uptake protein: protein MSWRVDWQASVGLLGTGLKYLAVTMFVPLFVAVVYMEDIWVFALSIVLVLALGLVLERVDPDPDIGPREALVFVSLAWFTAALVGTIPYLLAGFGTSSTLVDPVNALFESMSGFTTTGATVMGQISLEQHSHALLIWRQLTQWLGGMGIIVLMIAILPEVAVNGAQLMASEAPGPELQKLTPKIAETARVLWLIYFGFTIAYIVVMYGLHLAGFAPNMNLYNAVAHGFTTLPTGGFSPQAESIAYFSAAVQWAAIPFLVVAGVNFALFWHVLKGEFDVMLENAEFRAYTGAIAVTTAVLSLLLVRGAAPPLDIGGVTGGVTENTFRQAAFQIASLLNSTGYATSDFAQWDTHAQVFLLFVMFIGGSAGSTGGGVKVVRWLVVFKTIRRELYTTAHPDVVKPVRLSGSVVDEDAVRGIAAFTLLYILLFGFSAVFISLDTARIGIELSTLEAVSASLATIGNIGPGFGRLGPFGNYLFFSDASKLLMVFLMWVGRLEIVPVLAVFISALDSD from the coding sequence ATGTCGTGGCGAGTGGACTGGCAGGCGAGTGTCGGCCTCCTCGGCACCGGCCTCAAGTATCTCGCGGTCACGATGTTTGTGCCGCTGTTCGTCGCGGTCGTCTATATGGAGGATATCTGGGTGTTCGCGCTCTCTATCGTGCTCGTTCTGGCGCTCGGGCTCGTACTCGAACGGGTCGACCCTGACCCGGACATTGGGCCCCGAGAAGCGCTGGTGTTCGTGTCACTGGCCTGGTTCACGGCCGCGCTCGTCGGTACGATTCCGTATCTGCTGGCCGGGTTCGGGACGAGTTCGACGCTTGTCGATCCCGTCAACGCACTGTTCGAGTCGATGAGCGGGTTCACGACGACGGGGGCGACCGTGATGGGCCAGATCAGCCTGGAACAGCACTCCCACGCCCTGCTCATCTGGCGCCAGCTCACCCAGTGGCTCGGCGGGATGGGGATCATCGTCCTGATGATCGCGATCCTCCCCGAGGTGGCCGTCAACGGTGCTCAGCTGATGGCCTCGGAAGCGCCGGGCCCCGAACTCCAGAAACTGACGCCGAAGATCGCCGAGACCGCACGCGTCCTCTGGCTGATCTACTTCGGATTCACGATCGCGTATATCGTGGTGATGTACGGCTTGCATCTGGCCGGGTTCGCGCCGAATATGAACCTGTACAACGCCGTCGCGCACGGGTTCACGACGCTGCCGACGGGCGGGTTCTCCCCGCAGGCGGAAAGTATCGCGTACTTCTCGGCGGCCGTCCAGTGGGCCGCGATCCCCTTCCTGGTCGTCGCGGGGGTCAACTTCGCGCTGTTCTGGCACGTCCTGAAAGGCGAATTCGACGTGATGCTCGAAAACGCGGAGTTTCGGGCCTATACGGGTGCGATCGCGGTGACGACTGCGGTGCTCTCGCTGTTGCTCGTTCGCGGCGCGGCCCCGCCGCTCGACATCGGCGGCGTCACGGGCGGCGTCACCGAGAACACGTTCCGCCAGGCCGCCTTTCAGATCGCGTCGCTGTTGAACTCTACCGGGTACGCGACCTCGGATTTCGCACAGTGGGACACGCACGCGCAGGTCTTCCTGCTGTTCGTGATGTTTATCGGCGGCTCGGCGGGTTCGACCGGCGGTGGCGTGAAGGTCGTCCGGTGGCTGGTGGTGTTCAAGACGATCCGACGCGAGCTGTACACGACGGCCCACCCTGACGTGGTCAAGCCGGTCCGGCTCAGTGGCAGTGTCGTCGACGAGGACGCGGTCCGCGGTATCGCGGCCTTTACGTTGCTTTACATCCTGCTGTTCGGGTTCTCGGCAGTGTTCATCTCACTCGATACGGCCCGGATCGGGATCGAACTCTCGACGCTGGAGGCGGTCAGCGCCTCTCTGGCGACGATCGGGAACATCGGCCCGGGCTTCGGTCGGCTGGGGCCGTTCGGAAACTACCTGTTTTTCTCGGACGCCTCGAAACTGCTGATGGTCTTTCTGATGTGGGTCGGTCGTCTGGAGATCGTCCCGGTGCTCGCGGTGTTCATCTCCGCGCTCGACAGCGATTGA
- the trkA gene encoding Trk system potassium transporter TrkA → MRVVIVGAGEVGSTVAASLADDHEVVVIDLDSDRVDTLTYSLDVLAVEGDGSSLQTLREAGIVDADLLIACTDDDETNIVSCGTAKTISDAFTIARVRNTKFLDTWNQSEGALGIDLMVGTNLLAAQSIVRVIGLPGAEDVDYFADGLIQMAEFRVTDETPITGMSVAEADTFDSLTFAAILRDEEVVIPTGDTCLRDGDDVVVIGSPESVSGFARTIEPEVDDISDVLILGGDEIGFEVAGLLSERGIPNRLVEPDPERARYLAETLPETTVLENDPTDQEFLLRERIDEVDVAIATLGSDERNLLSALLSKRLGAGRSIAVVEDGDYSDLFEAVGVDIAVNPREAIAEEITRFTREQHAENVAIIEDDRAEVLEVEVGADSVLVGRPIRESIKELPDGVVIGAIARDGTYVIPRGDTIIEENDHIVVFAAQEIVEETLEAI, encoded by the coding sequence ATGCGCGTTGTGATCGTCGGTGCCGGCGAGGTTGGTTCGACAGTCGCCGCGAGCCTCGCCGACGACCACGAGGTCGTCGTGATCGACCTTGATAGCGACCGTGTGGACACGCTGACGTATTCGCTCGACGTTCTGGCCGTCGAAGGCGACGGGTCCTCACTGCAGACGCTTCGGGAGGCCGGGATCGTCGACGCCGACCTCCTCATCGCCTGCACGGACGACGACGAGACGAACATCGTCTCCTGTGGGACCGCCAAGACGATCTCGGACGCGTTCACGATTGCCCGCGTCCGCAACACGAAGTTCCTCGACACCTGGAACCAGTCGGAGGGCGCGCTCGGGATCGACCTCATGGTCGGCACGAACTTGCTCGCCGCCCAGAGTATCGTTCGAGTGATCGGGCTGCCCGGGGCCGAGGACGTCGACTATTTCGCCGACGGCCTCATCCAGATGGCGGAGTTTCGGGTCACCGACGAGACGCCGATCACCGGGATGTCCGTCGCGGAAGCCGACACGTTCGATTCGCTGACGTTCGCGGCGATCCTTCGGGACGAGGAGGTCGTGATCCCGACCGGCGACACCTGCCTGCGGGACGGGGACGACGTGGTGGTGATCGGCTCACCCGAGAGCGTTAGCGGGTTCGCGCGGACGATCGAACCGGAGGTCGACGACATCTCCGACGTCTTGATCCTCGGTGGGGACGAGATCGGGTTCGAGGTCGCCGGACTCCTGAGCGAGCGGGGGATTCCCAACCGCCTTGTCGAACCTGACCCGGAGCGAGCCAGGTATCTGGCCGAGACCCTCCCGGAGACGACCGTGCTGGAGAACGACCCGACCGACCAGGAGTTCCTGCTGCGCGAACGCATCGACGAGGTCGACGTCGCCATCGCGACGCTGGGCAGCGACGAGCGGAACCTCCTCTCGGCGCTGCTCTCGAAGCGGCTCGGTGCCGGTCGCTCCATCGCAGTCGTCGAGGACGGCGATTACAGCGACCTCTTCGAGGCCGTCGGCGTGGACATTGCCGTCAATCCCCGCGAAGCCATCGCCGAGGAGATCACGCGGTTCACCCGCGAGCAACACGCCGAGAACGTCGCCATCATCGAGGACGACCGGGCGGAAGTGCTGGAAGTCGAAGTCGGTGCCGACAGCGTGCTGGTCGGCCGGCCGATCCGCGAGTCGATCAAAGAGCTACCCGACGGCGTCGTGATCGGCGCGATCGCCCGTGATGGCACGTACGTGATTCCGCGCGGCGACACGATCATCGAGGAGAACGACCATATCGTGGTCTTCGCCGCGCAGGAGATCGTCGAGGAGACGCTGGAAGCGATCTGA
- a CDS encoding universal stress protein yields the protein MSDSLFRRVIVPIASQDDARATTRALASHVDSVAGTVVAVHVVEKAGGAPDKASVEQRERDTEEMFDIVRAQLEAYDVDLETEILYGTDVAETIVEAAHEMDASSIVFTPRGGSRWIRLLAGDVALSLISESDLPVVVLPDEPEVDDG from the coding sequence GTGTCTGACTCACTGTTCAGGCGAGTGATCGTGCCAATTGCTAGCCAAGACGACGCACGCGCGACGACGCGGGCGCTCGCGTCCCACGTCGACAGCGTCGCCGGGACAGTCGTCGCCGTCCACGTCGTCGAGAAGGCCGGCGGCGCGCCGGACAAGGCCTCCGTCGAGCAACGCGAACGCGACACCGAGGAGATGTTCGACATCGTTCGCGCACAGCTTGAGGCCTACGACGTGGACCTGGAAACGGAGATCCTGTACGGCACCGATGTCGCGGAGACGATCGTCGAAGCTGCCCACGAGATGGACGCCTCCTCGATCGTCTTCACGCCGCGAGGCGGGAGCCGCTGGATCAGACTGCTCGCCGGGGATGTCGCCCTGTCGCTGATCTCCGAGAGCGACCTCCCCGTCGTCGTCCTCCCCGACGAACCGGAGGTCGACGACGGATGA
- a CDS encoding amino acid permease — translation MSAGDQELARDLGFLEAYTIGLGTMIGAGIFVLPSIAANQAGPASMVSFFFGGMVSLLAALSLSELATGMPKAGGSYYYVNRALGPFFGSIVGWGMWAGLTFASAFYMIGFGQYFLSGLGSYVPFLAESELGITVAALVMAAMLTGVNYYGVKETGSLQNVIVLSLVALILAFLALGALSGPTIGEFNPSGWPAVAATIGTVYVSFIGFEVIATSAEEIKNPSRNLPLAMIAAVVTPTLMYVGVMWISTGTLSIGALDASNIPVADVAAEFLRGFASAIPFVSVSPGALGAAGSIAMIVGAVLATISSANASILSAARVNFAMGRDKILVEWLNEVHDRFRTPYRSITATGIITLVLIAVGAGIGTLAEVASFMYLVTYALVHVAVVVLRRAEPADYEPTFQIPSVLYPFVPILGALACLAVLFQMIVTFEPMVLLGEGVVGVEIALPFTISVVGIIGIGIIAAGIAWYYTYARDRAPSQSLVGDAIAPEPAAAADRDGRYRVVVPVANPETERDLLRMAAASAHAHEDDNAELIAVNVIEVPQQTSLSQDVAFEEERVERQQELLSAARDIAAELDIGLRTRAIVGRDTGSVILDVIEEEDADHVFLGWKGSRSTREHVLGSTIDPVVGRASCDATLVKLGPEETPGEGDIMVLAGEGPHAPVAARRAAEFVTTAGEDATLTLLNVQQPEDGDEDQSPQERGEALIDDLAERAGIEYMQYDQRVVVAEDVESAILEAADDYDTVCVGATRSGPVTQAVFGSVPEAVGEAVDRTVVMARGPEESTMSIREAIARRLSVS, via the coding sequence ATGAGCGCGGGTGACCAGGAACTCGCCCGGGACCTGGGCTTTCTGGAGGCCTACACGATCGGCCTGGGAACGATGATCGGGGCCGGCATCTTCGTCCTCCCGAGCATCGCCGCCAACCAGGCCGGGCCGGCGAGCATGGTGTCGTTTTTCTTCGGCGGGATGGTGTCGCTTCTGGCGGCGCTGTCGCTGTCGGAACTGGCGACGGGCATGCCCAAAGCCGGCGGGAGCTACTACTACGTCAACCGGGCGCTGGGCCCGTTCTTCGGAAGCATCGTCGGCTGGGGAATGTGGGCCGGGTTGACCTTCGCTAGCGCCTTCTACATGATCGGGTTCGGCCAGTACTTCCTGTCGGGGCTCGGATCCTACGTTCCGTTCCTTGCGGAGAGCGAACTCGGCATCACCGTCGCCGCGCTCGTGATGGCCGCTATGCTGACGGGGGTCAACTACTACGGTGTCAAGGAGACCGGTTCGTTGCAAAACGTGATCGTCCTCTCGCTCGTCGCGCTCATTCTCGCGTTCCTGGCGCTGGGCGCGCTCAGTGGACCGACGATCGGCGAGTTCAATCCGTCCGGCTGGCCCGCGGTCGCCGCGACTATCGGGACGGTGTACGTCTCGTTCATCGGCTTCGAGGTGATCGCCACCAGCGCCGAGGAGATCAAGAATCCGAGCCGGAACCTCCCACTGGCGATGATCGCCGCCGTCGTGACGCCGACGCTGATGTACGTCGGCGTCATGTGGATCTCGACCGGGACGCTGTCGATCGGCGCGCTCGATGCCTCGAACATTCCGGTCGCCGACGTCGCCGCGGAGTTCCTCCGCGGGTTCGCGTCGGCGATCCCCTTTGTCTCGGTGTCGCCGGGTGCGCTCGGTGCGGCCGGGTCGATCGCCATGATCGTCGGCGCGGTGCTGGCGACGATCTCCTCGGCGAACGCGTCGATTCTCTCGGCCGCACGGGTCAACTTCGCGATGGGGCGTGACAAGATCCTCGTCGAATGGCTCAACGAGGTCCACGACCGATTCCGAACGCCGTACCGATCGATCACTGCGACGGGCATCATCACGCTGGTCCTCATCGCCGTCGGAGCCGGGATTGGAACGCTCGCGGAGGTGGCGAGTTTTATGTATCTCGTCACGTACGCCCTGGTCCACGTCGCCGTCGTGGTGCTCCGGCGAGCCGAGCCGGCCGATTACGAGCCCACCTTCCAGATCCCGAGCGTCCTGTATCCGTTCGTTCCGATCCTCGGCGCGCTGGCCTGTCTCGCGGTCCTCTTCCAGATGATCGTCACCTTCGAGCCGATGGTGCTTCTCGGCGAGGGGGTCGTCGGCGTCGAGATCGCGCTGCCGTTCACGATCTCGGTCGTGGGCATCATCGGTATCGGAATTATCGCCGCCGGGATCGCGTGGTATTACACCTACGCTCGCGACCGCGCACCGAGTCAGAGCCTGGTCGGCGACGCGATCGCCCCGGAACCGGCCGCGGCCGCGGACAGAGACGGTCGGTATCGGGTCGTCGTCCCGGTCGCGAACCCCGAAACCGAGCGTGATCTTCTTCGGATGGCAGCCGCGAGCGCCCACGCTCACGAGGACGACAACGCCGAGCTCATCGCGGTGAACGTCATCGAGGTTCCCCAGCAGACATCGCTCTCCCAGGACGTCGCCTTCGAGGAAGAGCGGGTCGAGCGCCAGCAGGAACTGCTGTCCGCTGCTCGTGACATCGCGGCTGAGCTGGATATCGGCCTGCGGACGCGGGCGATCGTCGGCCGCGACACCGGATCAGTGATCCTCGACGTCATCGAAGAGGAGGACGCCGACCACGTCTTCCTCGGCTGGAAGGGAAGTCGAAGCACCAGAGAGCACGTGCTGGGTTCAACGATCGATCCGGTCGTCGGCAGGGCGTCGTGTGACGCGACGCTGGTGAAACTCGGGCCGGAGGAAACGCCCGGCGAGGGCGATATCATGGTGCTCGCAGGCGAAGGCCCCCACGCTCCGGTTGCCGCTCGCCGTGCGGCCGAGTTCGTCACCACTGCCGGCGAGGACGCGACGCTCACGCTGTTGAACGTCCAGCAACCGGAAGACGGAGACGAAGACCAATCGCCCCAGGAGCGAGGCGAGGCGTTGATCGACGATCTGGCCGAGCGGGCGGGTATCGAATATATGCAGTACGACCAGCGGGTCGTGGTCGCCGAAGACGTCGAGAGCGCGATACTCGAAGCCGCTGACGACTACGACACGGTCTGTGTCGGTGCGACGCGATCCGGCCCGGTCACGCAGGCGGTGTTCGGATCAGTTCCCGAGGCCGTCGGCGAAGCGGTCGACCGGACAGTCGTCATGGCCCGCGGTCCCGAGGAGTCGACGATGTCGATCCGCGAGGCCATCGCTCGCCGACTCTCGGTGTCATAG
- a CDS encoding potassium channel family protein: MYLIIVGAGDIGTPLIEIATRSGNEVVVIERDDAKANRVASEYDCLVLNADATVRETLEDAGADQADAVISTTDQDATNVMVCLLAQEFDVPSILSVVHNPEHMDLFRQIGVNTMENPQQLIAEHLYRSIARPAIVDYMRISEEAEVFEITVTEDAPIVGKTLQEAAAGDLSDDILVVAIEREGTDKPITPRGNTRIEAGDLLTVYSAVGANPEITDIFGHYEDTTE, translated from the coding sequence ATGTATCTCATCATCGTCGGCGCGGGCGACATCGGAACGCCCCTGATCGAGATTGCGACTCGATCGGGCAACGAGGTCGTCGTCATCGAACGTGACGACGCGAAGGCAAACCGGGTCGCCAGCGAATACGACTGTCTGGTGTTGAACGCGGACGCGACGGTGCGCGAAACGCTTGAGGACGCGGGTGCTGACCAGGCGGACGCGGTCATCTCCACGACTGATCAGGACGCGACAAACGTTATGGTCTGTCTGCTCGCACAGGAGTTCGACGTTCCGAGTATCCTGTCGGTCGTCCACAACCCCGAGCATATGGACCTTTTCCGGCAGATCGGCGTAAACACGATGGAGAACCCCCAGCAACTCATCGCCGAGCACCTCTATCGGTCCATCGCCCGTCCTGCGATCGTCGACTATATGCGGATCAGCGAGGAGGCTGAAGTCTTCGAAATTACGGTCACGGAAGACGCACCGATTGTCGGGAAAACACTACAGGAGGCCGCAGCCGGGGACCTTAGCGACGACATCCTCGTCGTCGCCATCGAGCGCGAGGGCACGGACAAGCCGATCACCCCACGCGGGAACACGCGAATCGAAGCCGGTGACCTGCTGACTGTCTACTCGGCAGTCGGCGCAAATCCGGAGATCACGGACATCTTCGGCCATTACGAGGACACCACGGAATGA
- a CDS encoding TrkH family potassium uptake protein: MNGTKATLGRDIGRMLEALAGLVGVTAVVALVWGEFYVVPALAVSAAIPFGVGYALTTLFADAEDPGKLHGMMVAASGWFAVALFGSLPFLLVAWTAELDPALLSVPSSARTTTLAAFTEPLNAFFESMSGFTGTGLTMTDNEEVLPRTLQWWRSFIEWIGGVGVIVLTTAILARPGSGSLTLYESEARSEKIHPSIVSTVRTIWWIFVLFTFVSITLLWLVGMPIWGAINHAMTGLATGGFSITDNSIATYDSVAIDFALLPIMTLGSIAFPIHFLILRGDLKNFYTDLQTRWVLGGFTLGSAFLWALVYFGGTYGSAFTALRYALFQFVSAMSCTGFQTAVSSTNVALGNWTAAAQLTVAGGMVVGAAAGSTVGGIKLIRLATLIKGIQHRVSDVFYPASAVRRLEIDGRRLDEREARREFEEAGIIAVLWVVFLTIAMFVLLLVLPMGEYTLENVIFEVASAQGNVGLSAGITGPSMPDLGKVMFLFNMWIGRLEIIPVLVLLRAIFKRGGVYQ, translated from the coding sequence ATGAACGGGACGAAAGCGACGCTCGGACGTGACATCGGCCGGATGCTCGAAGCGCTCGCCGGACTCGTCGGGGTCACGGCGGTCGTCGCGCTCGTCTGGGGCGAGTTCTACGTCGTGCCCGCGCTCGCGGTCTCGGCGGCGATCCCGTTCGGCGTCGGGTACGCGCTGACGACGCTGTTCGCGGACGCCGAGGACCCCGGGAAACTCCACGGGATGATGGTCGCGGCCTCGGGCTGGTTCGCGGTCGCGCTGTTCGGCTCGCTACCCTTCCTGCTCGTCGCCTGGACTGCCGAACTCGATCCGGCACTGCTCTCGGTCCCGTCCTCGGCCCGGACCACGACGCTCGCGGCGTTCACGGAACCGCTGAACGCGTTTTTCGAGAGCATGAGCGGCTTCACCGGGACGGGGCTGACCATGACCGACAACGAGGAAGTCCTGCCCCGGACGCTGCAGTGGTGGCGATCGTTCATCGAGTGGATCGGCGGCGTCGGCGTGATCGTCCTGACGACGGCGATCCTCGCCCGACCCGGCAGCGGGTCGCTGACGCTCTACGAGAGCGAGGCGCGCTCGGAGAAGATCCATCCCTCCATCGTCTCGACGGTCCGAACAATCTGGTGGATCTTCGTCCTCTTTACGTTCGTCTCCATCACGCTGCTGTGGCTGGTCGGGATGCCGATCTGGGGGGCGATCAACCACGCCATGACCGGGCTGGCGACCGGCGGCTTCTCGATCACGGATAACTCGATTGCGACCTACGACAGCGTCGCGATCGACTTCGCGCTGCTGCCGATCATGACGCTCGGCTCGATCGCGTTCCCGATCCACTTTCTCATCCTCCGGGGCGACCTGAAGAACTTCTACACCGACCTCCAGACGCGGTGGGTCTTGGGCGGGTTCACCCTCGGATCGGCGTTCCTCTGGGCGCTGGTGTACTTCGGCGGCACCTACGGCTCGGCGTTCACGGCGTTGCGTTACGCGCTCTTCCAGTTCGTCTCCGCGATGTCCTGTACAGGCTTTCAGACGGCCGTCAGCTCGACGAACGTCGCGCTGGGCAACTGGACGGCCGCCGCACAGCTGACCGTCGCTGGCGGGATGGTGGTCGGCGCAGCCGCGGGGTCGACCGTCGGCGGGATCAAGCTCATCCGGCTAGCGACGCTGATCAAGGGCATCCAGCACCGCGTCTCCGACGTGTTCTATCCCGCATCGGCAGTCCGACGGCTTGAGATCGACGGCCGTCGACTGGACGAGCGCGAGGCCAGACGGGAGTTCGAGGAGGCGGGGATCATCGCCGTCCTCTGGGTCGTGTTCCTCACGATCGCGATGTTCGTATTGTTGCTCGTCCTGCCGATGGGCGAGTACACCCTCGAGAACGTCATCTTCGAGGTCGCCAGCGCCCAGGGCAACGTGGGCCTGTCCGCGGGGATCACCGGGCCGTCGATGCCCGATCTCGGCAAGGTGATGTTCCTGTTCAACATGTGGATCGGCCGCCTGGAGATCATCCCCGTGCTGGTGTTGCTTCGGGCGATATTCAAGCGCGGAGGGGTCTACCAATGA